From Anaerolineae bacterium, a single genomic window includes:
- the galK gene encoding galactokinase, giving the protein MPDESAVLHAFQTRLGRAPVVIARAPGRINLIGEHTDYNDGFVLPMTIDRATYVAAAPRADDQVRVISLDFDGDYTFRLGDWHGEAHPHWTRYPRGVMWLLAEKGYALTGADLVIGSDLPIGAGVSSSASVEMAVLEMLLALLQVDTYSQAEKALMGVEVEHRFIGMPCGVMDQMTSAAGDAGHALLIDCRTLQTELVSVPDSAAVVVMDTAKKRGLVDSEYGLRRRQCEQAARLLGVRALRDVTVADLPAVLPRLEPVIQKRVRHVVTENDRTLQAVDALRSGDLARAGALFNASHASLRDDYEVSCLELDVIVELAQAQADCYGARMSGGGFGGCAVALVDRARVADFIAAVTPAYRARTGLQPDLYAVSPSPGSGVRRLS; this is encoded by the coding sequence ATGCCTGATGAAAGCGCCGTATTGCACGCATTTCAGACCCGGCTGGGGCGCGCCCCCGTGGTGATTGCCCGCGCGCCGGGCCGGATCAACCTGATTGGCGAGCATACGGATTACAATGATGGTTTTGTCCTGCCCATGACCATTGACCGTGCGACCTATGTGGCCGCCGCGCCCCGCGCTGATGACCAGGTGCGGGTGATCTCCCTTGACTTTGATGGTGACTATACCTTCCGGCTGGGGGACTGGCATGGTGAGGCGCATCCGCACTGGACGCGCTACCCGCGTGGCGTGATGTGGTTGCTGGCTGAGAAAGGCTATGCGCTGACTGGCGCTGATCTCGTGATCGGCTCGGACCTGCCGATTGGCGCCGGGGTAAGCTCATCGGCGTCGGTGGAAATGGCCGTGCTGGAGATGTTGCTGGCGCTGCTGCAAGTGGATACGTATAGCCAGGCGGAAAAGGCGCTGATGGGCGTGGAGGTGGAGCACCGCTTCATCGGCATGCCCTGCGGCGTGATGGATCAGATGACCTCTGCCGCTGGCGACGCCGGCCATGCGCTGCTCATCGACTGCCGCACGCTGCAGACCGAGCTGGTCAGCGTGCCGGATTCGGCGGCAGTGGTGGTTATGGATACCGCCAAGAAACGCGGGTTGGTTGACTCGGAGTATGGTCTGCGCCGCCGCCAGTGCGAGCAAGCCGCACGTTTGCTGGGCGTCCGCGCCCTGCGAGATGTCACCGTTGCCGATCTGCCTGCTGTGTTGCCCCGGCTGGAACCGGTGATCCAGAAGCGGGTGCGCCACGTGGTGACGGAAAACGACCGAACCCTGCAGGCTGTTGACGCGCTGCGGTCGGGCGATCTGGCCCGCGCCGGTGCGCTGTTCAACGCCAGTCATGCCAGCCTGCGCGACGATTATGAAGTGAGCTGCCTGGAACTGGATGTGATCGTCGAACTGGCTCAGGCTCAGGCGGACTGCTATGGCGCGCGGATGAGCGGCGGCGGCTTTGGCGGCTGCGCGGTGGCGCTGGTTGACCGCGCCAGGGT
- a CDS encoding oligosaccharide flippase family protein, which yields MTAGDLTPMTTAEARSAARNAAALAAASVVSKGALFVWQLVLTRLLIQADYGIYGTIGGMLVIAATLPEFGMGLIVLRDVARRTELAGRMLTATLALQPALALTAYLGLILAGWLLGYDQALRALLPLAGLSLFVDALGNMVHNQLLAREQMAIPAAISVAHIFLLIGLVAAALLGGLGLTGLYWATIAAGAARAAAYWVALVRCGVGIAWPPEPAIMGELLANGAPLMINSLLGTAYQHADKIIMTATIGQESTAYLLAAFIIVAGMVELLSTTVLVAVFPLMSRQYGAGQHAAFNFLVEKIAFLTLILTVPIGVAISTLASTLVALLFSPAYTRTTDILQVLIWYGVVTMVANVFAQVLMIQNRQTRLLGIRAAGLALNITLLLILLPRIGMVGAALGSLVAESAVTVALIAQWEGGEEFARRFGPRALRLAIAGGVMAGVMLGLRGLSAPSLAGAVGALLAGIVAYAVGLRALQIIAPDDRGFIRQVLISMPGGAFLARVWKQA from the coding sequence ATGACCGCTGGTGATCTCACGCCGATGACCACTGCCGAAGCGCGGAGCGCCGCCCGCAATGCTGCTGCGCTAGCGGCTGCATCAGTTGTTTCCAAAGGCGCCCTGTTTGTGTGGCAACTGGTGCTGACCCGCCTGTTGATCCAGGCGGATTACGGCATTTATGGCACTATCGGCGGGATGCTGGTCATCGCGGCTACGTTGCCGGAATTCGGGATGGGCCTGATCGTCCTGCGGGATGTGGCGCGGCGGACAGAACTGGCTGGCAGGATGCTCACTGCGACACTTGCACTGCAACCGGCGCTGGCCCTGACGGCTTACCTGGGCCTTATCCTGGCCGGGTGGTTATTGGGTTATGACCAGGCGTTGCGGGCACTCCTGCCGCTGGCCGGGTTGAGCCTGTTTGTGGATGCGCTGGGCAACATGGTGCACAACCAGCTGCTGGCCCGCGAGCAGATGGCCATCCCGGCGGCGATCAGTGTGGCGCATATTTTCCTGTTGATCGGACTGGTGGCTGCCGCACTGCTGGGTGGGCTGGGGCTGACCGGGTTGTACTGGGCCACCATCGCCGCGGGGGCCGCCCGCGCCGCTGCTTACTGGGTGGCTCTGGTACGTTGTGGTGTGGGGATTGCCTGGCCGCCGGAGCCGGCGATCATGGGTGAACTGCTGGCTAACGGTGCCCCGTTGATGATCAATTCGCTACTGGGGACGGCCTACCAGCACGCTGACAAGATCATCATGACTGCCACCATCGGCCAGGAAAGCACGGCTTACCTGCTGGCAGCGTTCATTATCGTGGCCGGGATGGTGGAGTTGCTCAGCACGACCGTGCTGGTGGCGGTTTTCCCGTTAATGTCCCGCCAGTACGGCGCCGGACAGCATGCTGCTTTCAACTTCCTGGTGGAGAAGATAGCCTTCCTGACCCTGATTTTGACCGTGCCGATCGGGGTGGCGATCTCCACCCTGGCCTCGACGCTGGTGGCGTTGCTTTTCTCGCCCGCGTACACCCGCACGACCGACATCCTGCAGGTGTTGATCTGGTACGGTGTGGTGACCATGGTCGCTAATGTTTTCGCCCAGGTACTGATGATCCAGAACCGCCAGACTCGCCTGCTGGGCATCAGGGCGGCGGGGCTGGCGTTGAATATCACCCTGTTACTGATCCTCTTGCCGCGGATCGGGATGGTAGGCGCGGCGTTGGGGAGTCTGGTGGCCGAAAGCGCGGTTACGGTCGCGCTGATCGCCCAGTGGGAAGGCGGCGAGGAATTCGCCCGGCGCTTTGGCCCGCGTGCCCTGCGCCTGGCGATCGCCGGAGGTGTCATGGCAGGGGTGATGCTGGGACTGCGCGGCTTGAGTGCGCCATCGCTGGCGGGCGCGGTGGGGGCGCTATTGGCCGGGATAGTAGCCTATGCGGTCGGTTTGCGGGCGTTGCAGATCATCGCGCCGGATGATCGCGGCTTCATCCGCCAGGTGCTGATCTCCATGCCCGGCGGGGCGTTCCTGGCGCGGGTGTGGAAGCAGGCTTAG
- the asnS gene encoding asparagine--tRNA ligase: MLIQDIARYEGQQVTVKGWLYNKTHKGKLVFMQVRDGSGIAQCVVFLNDVPPEQFEAAKTLPQESSLIVTGNVRKDGRAPGLPGGYEISVSSLEVIQVAEEYPITPKEHGVEFLMDNRHLWLRSSRQWAIMRVRATIIRAIRDWLDDHGYLLVDTPILTPTAGENTTSLFSVDYFGEPAYLAQTGQLYNEANMAAHGKVYCFGPTFRAEKSKTRRHLMEFWMVEPEMAFFSLDDLIAMEQEFVTYIVQTVLARHGQELAILERDTTRLQNVTPPFPRITYTEAVERLQRLAAETTDPELRENLKIEWGEDFGAPHETAIAEMFDKPVFVTHYPVEAKAFYMEPNRENPRVVNCTDLLAPEGYGEITGGSERIFDPDLLAQRVKTMGISEEAYRWYIDLRRYGSVPHAGFGLGVERVVAWICGLPHIRETIPYPRMLNRKYP, from the coding sequence ATGCTCATTCAGGATATCGCCCGCTACGAAGGGCAGCAGGTCACGGTCAAAGGGTGGCTATACAACAAAACACACAAAGGCAAGCTGGTCTTCATGCAGGTGCGCGACGGCTCTGGCATTGCCCAGTGTGTCGTATTCCTCAACGATGTGCCGCCGGAGCAATTTGAAGCGGCCAAGACGCTGCCACAGGAATCGTCCCTGATCGTAACCGGGAATGTCCGCAAGGATGGCCGTGCACCGGGCCTGCCTGGTGGCTATGAGATCAGCGTTTCGTCCCTGGAAGTGATCCAGGTGGCGGAAGAGTACCCGATCACGCCCAAAGAGCATGGCGTGGAATTCCTGATGGACAACCGTCACCTGTGGCTGCGCTCATCACGCCAGTGGGCGATCATGCGTGTGCGCGCCACGATCATCCGCGCCATCCGCGACTGGCTGGACGATCACGGCTACCTGCTGGTCGACACTCCCATCCTGACCCCTACCGCTGGTGAGAACACGACCAGCCTGTTTTCGGTAGACTACTTCGGGGAGCCGGCCTATCTGGCCCAGACCGGCCAGCTCTATAACGAAGCCAACATGGCCGCCCACGGCAAAGTTTACTGCTTTGGCCCCACCTTCCGCGCCGAAAAGTCCAAGACTCGCCGCCACCTGATGGAGTTCTGGATGGTCGAGCCAGAGATGGCTTTCTTCTCCCTGGATGACCTGATCGCGATGGAACAGGAGTTTGTCACCTATATCGTCCAGACAGTGCTGGCCAGGCATGGACAAGAACTGGCTATTCTGGAACGCGACACCACCCGCCTGCAAAATGTGACCCCGCCCTTCCCGCGTATCACTTATACCGAGGCGGTCGAGCGCCTGCAGCGACTGGCCGCGGAAACCACCGATCCCGAACTGCGGGAGAATCTCAAGATCGAATGGGGCGAGGACTTTGGCGCGCCCCATGAGACGGCCATCGCCGAGATGTTCGACAAACCTGTCTTTGTCACGCACTACCCGGTCGAGGCCAAAGCCTTCTACATGGAGCCTAACCGGGAGAACCCGCGCGTGGTCAACTGCACTGATCTGCTCGCTCCTGAAGGTTACGGCGAGATCACGGGTGGCAGTGAACGTATCTTCGACCCCGATCTGCTCGCTCAGCGCGTCAAGACAATGGGCATCTCAGAGGAGGCTTACCGCTGGTACATCGACCTGCGCCGCTATGGTAGCGTCCCGCATGCCGGCTTTGGGCTGGGTGTGGAGCGCGTGGTTGCCTGGATCTGCGGCCTGCCGCACATCCGTGAAACCATTCCCTATCCGCGGATGCTCAACCGCAAGTATCCCTAA
- a CDS encoding pyridoxal-phosphate dependent enzyme — protein MSGTTVRLICDSCGRAAAPLDWRCPACGGPLHLEGLPPFDPATIRQHEWSLWRYADMLPAVRRFSLGEGLTPLVPASVNGVPFLAKLEYLLPTGSYKDRGVAVMLNYLLGLGVTAVVEDSSGNAGASVAAYAGGIGMTARIFVPADAAERKKVQIACFGAELVEVPGPRAAVTAACEAAAQQATYASHAWHPCFITGEMTVAWELWEQMGGRAPDAVICPVGQGGLLLGLMEGYRALLAAGVIAHLPCFFAVQSAACDPIVRAWEANADIPAPVDSGDTIADGIKIARPVRGRAILAALRGSGGAALRVDDSAIYAARQALAAHGLFVEPTSAVPVAALPAVQARLGPAAEIVVPLTGSGLKTS, from the coding sequence TTGAGCGGCACAACCGTGCGATTGATCTGCGACTCATGCGGCCGGGCAGCCGCCCCTCTAGACTGGCGCTGCCCGGCCTGTGGTGGGCCGCTCCACCTGGAAGGTCTGCCACCCTTTGACCCGGCGACCATCCGCCAGCATGAGTGGTCGCTGTGGCGCTATGCGGACATGCTCCCGGCGGTGCGGCGCTTTTCGCTGGGGGAGGGCCTGACCCCGTTGGTCCCGGCCAGCGTCAACGGTGTGCCCTTCCTGGCCAAGCTGGAATACCTGCTCCCAACCGGCTCCTACAAAGACCGGGGCGTGGCGGTAATGCTCAATTACCTGCTGGGCCTGGGTGTCACCGCCGTGGTTGAGGATTCCTCCGGCAACGCGGGGGCGTCCGTCGCGGCTTACGCCGGGGGCATTGGCATGACAGCGCGTATCTTCGTCCCGGCGGACGCGGCAGAACGCAAGAAGGTGCAGATCGCCTGCTTTGGCGCTGAACTGGTCGAAGTCCCCGGCCCACGCGCCGCCGTCACCGCTGCCTGCGAAGCGGCGGCGCAACAGGCAACTTACGCCAGCCACGCCTGGCATCCCTGCTTCATTACCGGTGAGATGACTGTCGCCTGGGAACTGTGGGAGCAGATGGGCGGTCGTGCACCGGATGCGGTGATCTGTCCGGTCGGTCAGGGTGGGCTGTTGCTGGGGCTGATGGAAGGCTACCGGGCGCTGCTGGCGGCAGGCGTAATTGCGCACCTGCCGTGTTTCTTCGCCGTGCAGAGCGCTGCCTGCGATCCGATCGTCCGCGCCTGGGAGGCAAATGCTGACATTCCCGCGCCTGTTGACAGCGGGGACACGATCGCCGACGGCATCAAGATCGCCCGCCCCGTTCGCGGGCGGGCCATCCTGGCAGCCCTGCGCGGTAGCGGCGGCGCAGCCCTGCGCGTCGATGATTCCGCCATCTACGCTGCCCGGCAAGCCCTGGCCGCGCACGGCCTGTTCGTAGAGCCAACCAGCGCCGTCCCCGTTGCAGCGCTTCCGGCTGTACAGGCCCGCCTCGGCCCGGCGGCGGAGATCGTCGTCCCTCTGACGGGCAGTGGGCTTAAGACGTCCTGA
- a CDS encoding threonine/serine dehydratase, producing the protein MTVAIQDIFRARQRLRLYLAPTPLEAAPDLGQGFLLKLEQVNPTHSFKVRGALNAVLSLDDAARERGLVTASSGNHAQALAYAAHLFGLHARIVMPRHTPLRKVNGTRRFGAEVILHGNFYDDAEQYARQLEQEEGRTFISPYNDARVIAGAGTCGLELLEQAPDLTRVIVPVGGGGLIAGIATALHTLNPAIEVIGVNGLAAPAMYNAFYGTRHPQIADTLAEALSGEIEGTLTIDLSRQHVSRIVLVNEAEIAAAMRWLLHEQGWLVEGGAAVGVAAVLGGKVPRDGRPTAIVLTGSNLDPETLEGVLHPA; encoded by the coding sequence GTGACGGTGGCGATTCAGGACATTTTCCGTGCGCGGCAACGGCTGCGTCTGTACCTCGCACCAACGCCGCTGGAAGCTGCGCCTGACCTGGGCCAGGGTTTCCTGCTCAAGCTGGAACAGGTCAACCCAACCCACAGCTTCAAGGTGCGCGGCGCGCTGAATGCCGTCCTGAGCCTGGATGACGCAGCGCGAGAGCGCGGGCTTGTCACCGCGTCCAGCGGCAACCACGCCCAGGCGCTCGCCTATGCTGCCCACCTGTTCGGCCTGCATGCCCGAATCGTCATGCCGCGCCACACCCCCCTGCGCAAGGTCAATGGCACCCGGCGCTTCGGCGCGGAGGTGATCCTGCACGGCAACTTCTATGATGACGCTGAACAGTACGCCCGCCAGCTGGAGCAGGAAGAAGGCCGGACCTTCATCTCGCCATACAATGACGCCCGCGTGATTGCCGGGGCCGGGACATGCGGGCTGGAACTGCTGGAGCAGGCCCCTGACCTGACGCGGGTGATCGTGCCGGTTGGCGGCGGCGGTCTGATCGCCGGAATCGCTACCGCGCTGCACACGCTGAACCCTGCCATCGAGGTCATCGGTGTCAATGGCCTGGCTGCCCCGGCGATGTACAACGCCTTCTACGGCACACGCCACCCGCAGATCGCCGACACGCTGGCCGAAGCGCTCAGCGGCGAGATCGAAGGCACGCTGACCATCGACCTGAGCCGTCAGCATGTCAGCCGCATTGTGCTCGTCAATGAGGCAGAAATCGCCGCTGCCATGCGCTGGCTCCTGCACGAGCAGGGCTGGCTTGTCGAGGGCGGCGCTGCAGTGGGCGTAGCCGCAGTGCTTGGCGGCAAGGTTCCCCGTGATGGCCGCCCGACAGCCATCGTACTCACCGGCAGCAACCTTGACCCGGAGACGCTGGAGGGTGTACTCCATCCTGCCTGA